A single region of the Brassica rapa cultivar Chiifu-401-42 chromosome A03, CAAS_Brap_v3.01, whole genome shotgun sequence genome encodes:
- the LOC103861510 gene encoding conserved oligomeric Golgi complex subunit 2, whose protein sequence is MSDLVAPLPSPSSAPRSASDFFSDPYDSHPLWFKPSLFLSPDFDSESYISELRTFVPFDTLRSELRSHLASLNRELVDLINRDYADFVSLSTKLVDIDEAVVRMRAPLLGIREKIAAFRGSVEAALFALRSGLQQRSDAAAAREVLELLLDTFHVVSKVEKLIKVLPSAPSDWKNEDGVSLGRSAVNVENATQQDGNTMRETQSMLLERIASEMNRLKFYMAHAQNLPFVENMEKRIQSASVLLDASLGHCFIDGLNNSDTSVLYNCLRAYAAIDNTTNAEEIFRTTIVAPFIHKTIAHERSADATGSSDELENDYKLIKHFIAKDCKMLIEISSTEKSGLHVFNFLANSILKEVLSAIQKVKPGAFSPGRPTEFLKNYKASLDFLAYLEGYCPSRSAVTKFRTEAVCIEFMKQWNVGVYFSLRFQEIAGALDSALTSSSLVFIQDSDLDKQSFPNLMLRQSATLLESLRSCWKEDVLVFSAADKFLRLTLQLLSRYCIWVSSALHTRKGNASPSPGCDWAVSASAEDFVYVIHDVNYLVSEVCGDYLKHISQYISSCSTEVRDVVRMSILQGGDKLKEVLPLLTNTIIEIIVDKSVEDLRQVKGITATYRLTNKPPPVRHSPYVVGILRHVKAFLEGEKATRYLTQATREELLLRTVTEITRRYYELADEVVSVARRTESSLQQFRRKAQKRAGAASGVSDDNVSETDKMCMQLFLDTQEYGRNISALGLKPAEIPVYCSLWQCVAPADRQNTISV, encoded by the exons ATGTCAGATCTGGTCGCTCCGCTACCTTCGCCATCGTCAGCTCCGAGATCCGCCTCAGACTTCTTCTCCGATCCTTACGACTCGCATCCTCTCTGGTTCAAGCCTTCCCTCTTCCTCTCCCCTGACTTCGACTCCGAGTCCTACATCTCCGAGCTCCGCACCTTCGTTCCCTTCGACACTCTCCGATCCGAGCTCCGATCACACCTCGCCTCCCTCAACCGCGAGCTCGTTGATCTCATCAATCGAGACTACGCTGATTTCGTGAGCCTGAGCACTAAGCTCGTCGATATCGATGAGGCTGTTGTCCGCATGCGCGCCCCGCTCCTTGGGATCCGCGAGAAGATCGCTGCGTTTCGGGGATCCGTGGAGGCTGCGCTTTTCGCACTGAGGAGTGGGTTGCAGCAGAGGTCCGATGCCGCTGCTGCGAGGGAGGTTTTGGAGTTGTTGCTCGATACTTTTCATGTGGTATCTAAG GTTGAGAAGCTTATAAAAGTTCTACCGAGTGCTCCTTCTGATTGGAAAAACGAGGATGGTGTTTCCCTGGGAAGGAGCGCTGTGAATGTTGAAAATGCCACGCAGCAAGATGGCAATACCATGAGAGAAACCCAAAGCATGCTTTTGGAGAGAATAGCTAGTGAAATGAATCGGCTCAAGTTCTATATGGCTCATGCACAG AACCTGCCTTTCGTTGAGAACATGGAGAAGAGGATTCAGAGTGCTAGTGTGTTACTGGATGCTAGTCTAGGTCATTGCTTCATTGACGGACTAAACAACAGCGACACAAGCGTCCTTTACAACTGCTTGCGTGCATATGCTGCCATTGATAACACCACGAATGCAGAAGAAATTTTTCGTACAACGATTGTGGCTCCATTTATACATAAAACGATTGCACATGAAAGATCAGCAGATGCTACTGGAAGTTCAGATGAACTTGAAAACGATTACAAACTTATCAAGCATTTTATTGCGAAGGACTGTAAAATGCTGATAGAAATATCTTCAACCG AGAAATCGGGTTTGCACGTCTTCAATTTCCTGGCAAATTCAATCCTGAAAGAAGTTCTTTCGGCAATCCAGAAGGTCAAACCAGGAGCCTTTTCTCCTGGAAGGCCTACTGAGTTCTTGAAAAATTACAAGGCAAGCTTGGATTTCTTGGCATATCTTGAAG GTTATTGTCCGTCAAGGTCCGCTGTCACCAAGTTTCGAACTGAAGCAGTATGTATCGAATTCATGAAGCAATGGAATGTGGGAGTATACTTTTCACTGAG gTTTCAGGAGATAGCTGGAGCCTTGGATTCTGCTCTTACTTCTTCTTCCCTGGTTTTCATTCAGGATTCTGATTTAGATAAACAGAGTTTTCCCAACTTAATGCTCAGACAGAGCGCTACTCTGTTGGAAAGCTTGCGGTCATGTTGGAAAGAAGATGTTCTTGTTTTCTCCGCTGCTGATAAATTTCTTCGATTGACCTTGCAGCTTCTTTCGAg ATATTGCATTTGGGTGTCATCTGCGCTGCATACTAGAAAGGGTAATGCCAGTCCGAGTCCTGGATGTGACTGGGCAGTTTCAGCCTCTGCAGAAGATTTTGTATAT GTTATACATGATGTAAATTATCTAGTCTCAGAAGTTTGTGGCGATTACCTTAAACATATATCACAATACATATCTTCATGCTCCACTGAAGTTCGTGATGTGGTGAGGATGAGCATATTACAGGGTGGAGATAAATTAAAGGAAGTGCTACCTTTACTTACCAACACAATTATTGAAATCATTGTTGATAAATCTGTTGAG GACCTAAGGCAGGTCAAGGGAATAACGGCAACATATAGGTTGACTAATAAACCACCGCCGGTCAGGCATTCACCATATGTCGTTGGCATATTGCGTCATGTAAAG GCCTTTTTGGAGGGAGAAAAGGCTACACGGTACTTGACGCAGGCAACAAGGGAAGAGTTACTGCTTCGAACTGTCACTGAAATAACCAGGCGGTATTACGAATTAGCTGACGAAGTTGTTAGCGTG GCGAGAAGAACAGAGTCATCGCTTCAGCAATTCCGAAGAAAGGCACAGAAAAGAGCAGGGGCAGCATCAGGTGTCTCTGACGACAATGTATCTGAAACAGACAAGATGTGTATGCAGTTATTCCTTGATACTCAG GAGTATGGCCGAAACATCTCTGCTTTGGGGCTAAAACCGGCAGAAATCCCGGTTTACTGTTCCCTCTGGCAATGCGTTGCACCTGCGGATAGGCAGAACACAATCAGTGTTTGA
- the LOC103861504 gene encoding 31 kDa ribonucleoprotein, chloroplastic, whose protein sequence is MASSIVTSSFLRPLAMSESSSSTIFSHPSFSTISSSRTRCSLLTKRTNLPLSFSLSLKTKTHLKKSRFVTSVAETSDWSQQDGEEADGSSSSVAVEESEPPEATFSEGEGDVSEGGDFPEPPEEAKLFVGNLAYDVDSQALAMLFEQAGTVEIAEVIYNRETDQSRGFGFVTMSTVEEAETAVEKFNRYDLNGRLLTVNKAAPRGSRPERQPRVYEPAFRVYVGNLPWDVDNGRLEQVFSEHGKVVEARVVYDRETGRSRGFGFVTMSNETELNDAIAALDGQNMEGRAIRVNVAEERPRRGF, encoded by the exons ATGGCTTCTTCAATAGTAACCTCAAGCTTTTTGAGGCCATTAGCCATGTCAGAATCCTCCTCTTCCACCATCTTCTCCCACCCTTCCTTCTCCACTATCTCCTCCTCCAGAACTCGCTGCTCCCTCCTCACCAAACGCACTAACCTCCCCCTCTCATTCTCCCTCTCTCTCAAAACCAAAACCCACCTCAAAAAGTCACGTTTTGTTACCTCAGTTGCCGAGACTTCTGATTGGTCTCAGCAAGACGGAGAAGAAGCAGACGGGAGCTCATCATCGGTCGCCGTCGAGGAGAGCGAGCCGCCAGAAGCGACGTTTTCTGAAGGGGAAGGAGACGTGAGCGAAGGTGGCGACTTTCCGGAGCCACCGGAAGAAGCGAAGCTGTTCGTCGGAAACTTGGCTTACGACGTTGACAGCCAGGCCTTGGCTATGCTCTTTGAGCAAGCCGGTACAGTTGAAATCGCCGAG GTTATATACAATAGGGAAACCGACCAGAGTCGTGGGTTTGGATTTGTGACAATGAGTACAGTGGAAGAAGCTGAGACTGCTGTTGAGAAGTTCAACCGTTAT gaTCTAAACGGACGGCTTTTGACGGTGAACAAGGCAGCACCCAGAGGATCACGTCCAGAACGTCAACCTCGGGTATATGAACCTGCATTCAGAGTCTACGTTGGAAACCTACCGTGGGATGTGGACAATGGTCGTCTAGAACAAGTGTTCAGTGAGCATGGCAAAGTTGTGGAAGCTAGAGTGGTTTATGACCGTGAGACAGGTCGTTCACGTGGGTTTGGTTTTGTGACAATGTCTAATGAGACTGAACTCAATGATGCCATCGCTGCTCTTGATGGACAG AACATGGAGGGTAGAGCGATCAGAGTGAATGTAGCGGAGGAGCGTCCAAGGCGTGGATTTTAA
- the LOC103861508 gene encoding 26S proteasome non-ATPase regulatory subunit 6 homolog — translation MDGGAEGTQQPHLILAHKLFLLTHPDVQDIEKVQLKSDVLDSIKSDGMAPLYETLAASSVLELDQSLLDSMRANNEEELKKLDDKIADAEENLGESEVREAHLAKALYFIRISDKEKALEQLKLTEGKTVAVGQKMDLVFYTLQLAFFYMDFDLVSKSIDKAKKLFEEGGDWERKNRLKVYEGLYCMSTRNFKKAASLFLDSISTFTTYEIFPYETFIFYTVLTSIITLDRVSLKQKVVDAPEILTVLGKIPFLSEFLNSLYECQYKAFFSAFAGMAEQIKFDRYLNPHFRFYMREVRTVVYSQFLESYKSVTVDAMANAFGVSVDFIDQELSRFIAAGKLHCKIDKVAGVLETNRPDAKNALYQATIKQGDFLLNRIQKLSRVIDL, via the exons ATGGACGGTGGAGCCGAAGGAACTCAGCAGCCTCACCTTATCTTAGCTCATAAGCTCTTCCTCCTCACGCATCCAGATGTTCAAGACATCGAGAAAGTCCAGCTCAAGTCTGACGTCTTGGATTCCATCAAATCCGATG GGATGGCTCCATTGTACGAAACCCTAGCGGCGTCCTCTGTTCTGGAGTTGGATCAGAGCTTGTTGGATTCTATGCGGGCTAACAACGAGGAGGAGCTTAAGAAGCTCGACGACAA GATTGCAGATGCGGAAGAAAATTTGGGAGAAAGTGAAGTCCGTGAAGCTCACCTTGCTAAGGCTCTGTATTTCATCAGGATTAGTGATAAG GAGAAAGCTTTGGAGCAACTGAAACTCACTGAAGGAAAAACCGTTGCTGTTGGGCAAAAAATGGATTTGGTGTTCTACACGCTGCAGCTTGCCTTCTTCTACATGGACTTCGATCTCGTATCCAAGAGCATTGACAAGGCGAAAAA GTTGTTTGAAGAGGGTGGTGACtgggagaggaagaacaggctaAAGGTCTATGAAGGCTTGTATTGCATGTCCACCAGAAACTTTAAGAAAGCTGCCAGCTTATTTCTGGATTCTATATCAACCTTCACCACTTATGAGATCTTCCCCTACGAGACCTTCATTTTTTACACCGTCCTGACGAGCATCATAACTCTCGACAGAGTTTCGCTTAAGCAGAAG GTTGTTGATGCACCTGAAATCTTGACCGTGCTTGGGAAGATTCCATTCCTTTCTGAATTCCTGAACTCCCTGTACGAGTGCCAGTACAAGGCGTTTTTCTCAGCATTTG CGGGAATGGCAGAGCAGATAAAGTTTGACCGTTACTTGAACCCACATTTCCGATTCTACATGAGGGAAGTGAGAACGGTGGTGTACTCTCAGTTTCTGGAATCTTACAAGAGCGTTACTGTCGATGCGATGGCAAATGCTTTTGGTGTTTCGGTTGATTTCATTGATCA GGAGTTGTCACGATTCATAGCAGCTGGGAAGCTACACTGCAAGATAGACAAGGTGGCAGGTGTATTGGAGACAAACCGTCCAGATGCAAAGAATGCGCTTTACCAGGCAACGATCAAGCAAGGGGATTTCTTGCTTAACAGGATCCAGAAGCTCTCTCGAGTCATCGATCTGTGA
- the LOC103861505 gene encoding probable pectate lyase 18 — MQTKKLFISILSFLLYAPLIFSSPVPDPEAIVEEVHKSINASVAARRKLDYLSCTTGNPIDDCWRCDPHWESHRHRLADCAIGFGKNAIGGRDGRIYVVTDSGNDDPVTPKPGTLRHAVVQDEPLWIIFQRDMTIRLKEELIMNSFKTIDGRGASVHIAGGPCVTIQYVTNIIIHGVHIHDCKRGGNAMVRSSPRHYGWRTVSDGDGVSIFGGSHVWVDHCSLSNCEDGLIDAIMGSTAITLSNNYMTHHDKVMLLGHSDTYARDKNMQITIAFNHFGEGLVQRMPRCRHGYFHVVNNDYTHWEMYAIGGSANPTINSQGNRFVAPNIRFSKEVTKHEDAPESEWKRWNWRSSGDLLLNGAFFTPSGGAQSSSYAKASSLGAKPSSLVGPLTVGSGALNCRKGSRC, encoded by the exons aTGCAGACGAAGAAGCTCTTTATCTCCATACTCTCCTTTCTTCTCTATGCTCCACTTATCTTCTCTTCGCCAGTTCCGGACCCAGAAGCCATCGTCGAAGAAGTTCACAA GAGCATTAACGCATCGGTCGCAGCACGGAGGAAGCTAGACTACCTCTCCTGCACCACCGGCAACCCAATCGACGACTGCTGGCGCTGCGACCCACACTGGGAGTCCCACCGCCACCGCCTCGCCGACTGCGCCATCGGGTTCGGCAAAAACGCCATCGGCGGCCGCGACGGTCGCATCTACGTCGTCACCGACTCAGGCAACGACGACCCGGTGACCCCCAAGCCCGGAACTTTACGCCACGCCGTGGTCCAGGACGAGCCTCTCTGGATCATCTTCCAGCGAGACATGACCATCCGCCTCAAAGAGGAGCTCATCATGAACTCTTTCAAAACCATCGACGGCCGCGGCGCCTCCGTGCACATCGCCGGCGGGCCTTGCGTCACGATCCAGTACGTGACGAACATCATCATCCACGGGGTTCACATCCACGACTGCAAGCGAGGCGGGAACGCTATGGTGCGGAGCTCGCCGAGGCATTACGGGTGGAGAACGGTGTCTGACGGTGACGGTGTGTCGATCTTCGGAGGGAGTCATGTTTGGGTTGATCACTGCTCGTTGTCTAACTGTGAAGATGGGCTTATTGATGCCATAATGGGCTCGACGGCGATTACTTTGTCTAATAATTACATGACGCATCATGATAAGGTTATGTTGCTTGGGCATAGTGATACTTACGCTCGTGACAAGAACATGCAGATTACTATTGCTTTTAATCATTTTGGTGAAGGGCTTGTTCAAAGAATGCCAAG GTGTAGACATGGGTACTTCCATGTGGTGAACAATGACTATACACATTGGGAGATGTATGCGATTGGTGGAAGTGCTAATCCTACTATCAATAGTCAAGGGAACAGATTTGTGGCCCCGAATATTAGATTCAGCAAAGAGGTGACTAAGCATGAGGATGCGCCGGAGAGTGAGTGGAAGAGGTGGAACTGGAGATCATCAGGTGATTTGTTGTTAAACGGTGCGTTTTTTACTCCGTCCGGTGGTGCTCAGTCGTCTAGCTATGCTAAGGCGTCGAGTCTTGGGGCGAAACCGTCTTCTCTTGTTGGACCATTGACGGTGGGTTCTGGTGCACTGAATTGCCGCAAGGGTTCTCGTTGCTGA
- the LOC103861506 gene encoding protein STICHEL-like 2, protein MGEVRRHSLDVPITRTLVALRRVRSLRDPCTNSMSKFASLLENVKWETASNNGISLQFLNDGGSCKADDDAAHVGLVPYESYSIMEELENGCDLHKLSNRVLNGEGDACSPSSERSCAVKGRELACNVPTHYSTKGASSVGEYGSHVGSPMTSTNHSYGLDEDVECNRGCGIASCWSRTPRYRGSSNQSSDVEEYPLLSSNPESNAVTPRSNHETVSRSLSQKFRPKSFDELVGQEVVVKCLLSTILRGRITSLYLFHGPRGTGKTSTSKIFAAALNCLSQAAHSRPCGSCSECTSSRRSMVVKEIDSAKLNRPSYLRSLIKSAALPPVLSRFKVFIVDECQLLSQETWGTLLNSLDSFSQHSVFILVTSELEKLPRNVLSRSQKYHFSKVCDADVASKLGKICVEEGIEFDQGAVDFIASKSDGSLRDAEIMLDQLSLLGKRITTSLAYKLIGVVSDDELLDLLDLALSSDTSNTVIRARELMRSKIDPMQLISQLANVIMDTIAGKSQENSSATRLRFLTRHTSEEEIQKLSNALKILSDAEKHLRASKNQTTWLTVALLQLSNSDSSSYAANENGLSLRSQGSKDGDLSSTSSECPGDVVKQTEECQDVNCNETVETVWKTVTELCCSDSLRRFLWKRGRLTSLTIDKGSSVAIAELEFYTPQHVTRAEKSWKMIADSFQTVLGCNVEIRMNLVISECSPPKSARAAGRLFSGLFSCSRRMLHKSTYLTTINDSDHSPEVTNSLRSCQGNVLRARSVRSSANASSRMSSASDQGDVYSVMCTPHMPQDDKRPGDDTDVLCWRRTPLGKGQGETPNNKSSRLIGRVLPCTAAG, encoded by the exons ATGGGGGAAGTAAGGAGGCATTCGTTAGATGTACCCATCACAAGAACTCTTGTGGCTCTTCGTAGGGTTCGGTCACTGAGAGATCCATGTACCAACTCAATGAGCAAGTTTGCTTCTTTGCTAGAAAACGTCAAATGGGAAACCGCTTCCAACAACGGGATCTCGCTTCAGTTTCTGAACGATGGTGGTTCTTGCAAGGCTGATGATGATGCTGCTCATGTGGGTTTGGTTCCTTACGAATCATACTCGATCATGGAAGAGCTAGAGAACGGTTGCGATCTTCACAAGCTGAGCAACAGGGTGCTAAATGGGGAAGGAGACGCTTGCTCGCCTTCAAGTGAAAGATCTTGTGCTGTTAAAGGTAGAGAGTTAGCATGTAATGTGCCAACCCATTACTCCACAAAAGGAGCTAGCTCGGTTGGTGAATATGGTAGCCATGTAGGTAGTCCAATGACCTCAACAAACCATAGCTATGGTCTAGATGAAGATGTTGAATGTAACCGTGGCTGTGGAATAGCCTCTTGCTGGTCAAGAACGCCGAGGTACAGAGGATCATCAAACCAGTCCTCTGATGTGGAAGAGTATCCTTTACTATCCAGCAATCCGGAGAGTAACGCTGTGACACCGAGGAGTAATCACGAGACTGTGTCAAGAAGTCTAAGTCAGAAGTTTAGACCAAAGTCTTTCGATGAGTTAGTCGGACAAGAAGTTGTAGTGAAGTGTCTGTTGAGCACTATTTTAAGAGGAAGAATCACTTCTCTTTACCTCTTCCACGGTCCTCGCGGGACCGGTAAAACCTCAACCTCTAAGATATTCGCAGCTGCTTTAAACTGCCTTTCGCAGGCAGCTCATAGCAGACCGTGCGGCTCGTGCAGCGAATGCACTTCATCGAGAAGAAGCATGGTCGTGAAGGAGATAGACTCAGCTAAACTAAACCGGCCTAGCTACCTCAGGTCTCTCATCAAAAGCGCTGCTCTCCCTCCTGTTTTGTCTAGATTCAAGGTGTTCATAGTCGACGAGTGTCAGTTGCTAAGTCAAGAGACTTGGGGTACGCTCTTGAACAGTTTGGATAGTTTCTCTCAGCATTCTGTTTTTATTCTGGTTACGTCTGAGCTAGAGAAGCTGCCGCGCAACGTTCTCTCAAGGTCTCAGAAGTATCATTTCTCCAAAGTGTGTGACGCGGATGTAGCTAGTAAGCTGGGGAAGATTTGTGTGGAGGAAGGGATTGAGTTTGATCAGGGTGCGGTTGACTTCATTGCTTCTAAATCTGATGGTTCGCTTAGGGATGCTGAGATAATGCTTGATCAGTTGAGTTTGCTTGGTAAAAGGATAACTACTTCTTTGGCCTACAAGCTT ATTGGAGTTGTTTCTGATGATGAGTTGCTTGATCTTCTTGATCTTGCACTGTCTTCTGATACTTCAAACACGGTTATAAGGGCGAGGGAGCTTATGAGATCCAAAATAGATCCAATGCAGCTTATTTCACAGCTGGCTAATGTGATTATGGATACTATTGCTGGAAAGTCTCAAGAGAATAGTTCAGCAACCAGACTTCGGTTTCTTACAAGGCATACCT CTGAAGAAGAGATTCAAAAATTGAGTAATGCATTGAAGATACTATCTGACGctgagaaacacttgagagcaTCCAAAAACCAGACAACCTGGCTCACTGTTGCACTGCTGCAACTTAGCAACTCCGACTCGTCTTCTTACGCAGCAAATGAAAATGGATTGTCTCTAAGAAGCCAAGGAAGCAAAG ATGGTGACCTCTCAAGCACATCATCGGAGTGTCCTGGTGATGTGGTTAAACAAACCGAGGAGTGTCAAGATGTAAACTGTAATGAAACAGTTGAAACTGTGTGGAAAACGGTCACAGAGTTGTGCTGTTCAGATTCACTAAGGAGATTCTTGTGGAAACGAGGGAGGTTAACTTCACTTACTATTGACAAAG gttcaagTGTGGCAATAGCAGAACTAGAATTCTACACACCTCAACATGTAACAAGAGCTGAGAAATCATGGAAAATGATTGCAGACTCATTCCAAACCGTGTTAGGATGCAATGTTGAGATTCGAATGAATCTTGTTATCTCTGAGTGTTCTCCACCAAAGAGTGCTAGAGCAGCAGGAAGGCTTTTCTCTGGACTTTTCAGCTGCTCTCGTAGAATGCTACACAAGTCTACTTATCTGACTACTATAAACGACTCTGATCATTCACCTGAAGTTACAAATTCTCTGAGAAGTTGCCAAGGAAATGTCTTGAGGGCTCGAAGTGTACGTTCTTCAGCCAATGCATCGTCGCGGATGAGCAGTGCAAGTGATCAAGGCGATGTATATTCTGTTATGTGTACTCCACATATGCCTCAAGATGACAAAAG GCCAGGAGATGACACTGATGTTTTGTGTTGGAGGAGGACTCCACTAGGCAAG GGTCAGGGAGAGACACCGAACAACAAGAGCTCAAGGCTTATTGGCAGAGTTCTTCCCTGCACTGCAGCTGGTTAA
- the LOC103861512 gene encoding snurportin-1, producing the protein MAPHDLRRPFKRRPISDQQKRRDLSLLRQSQHRSDAQQRARNLASSVISLQSSSSPDVDPETLSEPMPDVDTTGHESEASSFDIRQASSLRGPEARKWFASQLMLPEWMIDVPENLSRDWYVLARPAGKRCFVVSADGTTVSRLRNGSVLHHFPSALPGGARKKGVSGPAQSYSILDCIFHEADQTYYVIDMVCWRGYSLYECTAEFRFFWLQSKLDETGACDPPSFYHKFRFSVVPFYNCDQSGLHSVYTGSLPYVKDGLLLYNKHAHYHTGNTPLVLIWKDERCSQYVIDTDNNGQVPNQQHIVLGLQDDGKIVTSDDPPVVVNCLNADFIKQSGLSPGSLVRFAIGDGGLNCVDGKFEKADLQYISVSNRARAFADSYSKIMFQYMARHSPLKAEDLASVVSQENQQDKLPEVEMSD; encoded by the exons ATGGCGCCGCATGATCTTCGCCGTCCTTTCAAGCGACGACCTATCTCCGACCAACAGAAACGCAGAGACCTTTCACTTCTCCGCCAGTCTCAGCATCGCTCCGACGCCCAGCAGCGAGCTCGAAACCTCGCCTCTTCCGTCATATCCCTCCAATCATCATCCTCCCCCGATGTCGACCCGGAAACACTATCCGAACCCATGCCTGACGTCGACACCACCGGACACGAATCGGAAGCGAGTAGCTTCGACATTCGCCAAGCTTCGAGTCTGAGAGGACCCGAGGCTCGCAAGTGGTTCGCTAGTCAGCTTATGTTACCTGAATGGATGATCGACGTACCTGAGAATCTGAGCAGAGATTG GTATGTGTTAGCGAGACCAGCTGGGAAGCGATGTTTTGTAGTGTCAGCGGATGGAACTACTGTTAGTAGGTTACGTAATGGTTCTGTCTTGCATCATTTCCCTTCTGCGTTGCCTGGTGGTGCTAGGAAGAAAGGTGTTTCTGGTCCAGCACAATCGTATTCGATACTTGATTGTATTTTTCACGAG GCGGATCAGACGTATTACGTGATTGATATGGTTTGTTGGAGGGGTTACTCGCTTTATGAATGTACAGCAGAGTTCAGGTTCTTTTGGTTGCAGTCAAAGCTTGACGAGACTGGTGCTTGTGATCCGCCTTCCTTTTACCACAAGTTCAGGTTCAGCGTTGTTCCTTTTTATAACTGCGACCAAAGCGGACTTCACTCGGTTTATACGGGATCATTACCTTATGTCAAGGATGGATTGTTGTTATATAACAA GCATGCACATTATCATACTGGGAATACTCCTCTGGTGTTGATATGGAAGGATGAGAGGTGTAGTCAGTATGTCATTGATACAGACAACAATGGACAAGTTCCAAACCAACAACAT ATCGTCTTGGGGCTGCAAGATGATGGGAAAATTGTAACATCAGATGATCCACCTGTAGTAGTTAATTGCTTGAATGCAGACTTCATAAAACAG TCAGGACTGTCTCCAGGAAGCCTTGTTCGATTTGCCATTGGCGATGGAGGGTTGAACTGTGTGGATGGTAAATTTGAGAAGGCAGATTTACAATATATCAGTGTTTCAAATCGAGCTCGAGCATTTGCGGATAGTTATTCCAAG ATCATGTTTCAATATATGGCCCGACATTCTCCCCTGAAGGCTGAAGATCTCGCTTCAGTGGTTTCACAGGAGAACCAACAAGACAAGCTCCCTGAAGTAGAGATGTCTGATTGA
- the LOC103861509 gene encoding argininosuccinate synthase, chloroplastic → MAEISATSFPSSSSAALALRSSLNGNIRCQNVACLRTTSLFQELSVKRSQLSGNAVATTTHVPLTRGCKSQAIRAVLSGDGQTVVSADSKEAGLRGKLKKVVLAYSGGLDTSVIVPWLKENYGCEVVCFTADVGQGIKELDGLEQKAKASGASQLVVRDLTEEFVKDYIFPCLRAGAIYERKYLLGTSMARPVIAKAMVDVAAEVGADAVAHGCTGKGNDQVRFELTFFSLNPELKVVVPWREWEIQGREDAIEYAKKHNVPVPVTKKSIYSRDRNLWHLSHEGDILEDPANEPKKDMYMMSVDPEDAPDQPEYIEIGIESGLPVALNGKALSPATLLSELNTIGGKHGIGRIDMVENRLVGMKSRGVYETPGGTILFAAVQELESLTLDRESIQVKDSLALKYAEMVYAGRWFDPLKESMDAFMEKLTEKTTGSVTLKLYKGSVSVTGRKSPNSLYRQDISSFEGSEIYNQADAAGFIRLYGLPMRVRAMLEKGI, encoded by the exons ATGGCTGAAATCTCGGCGACTTCGTTTCCTTCTTCTTCGTCAGCTGCTCTCGCGCTTCGCAGCTCCCTAAATG GTAACATAAGATGTCAGAATGTAGCTTGTCTAAGAACCACTTCTCTGTTTCAAGAG TTATCTGTGAAACGAAGCCAGCTCTCTGGCAATGCTGTTGCTACTACTACTCATGTTCCCCTAACCCGCGGCTGCAAGAGTCAAG CAATTCGAGCTGTTCTCTCCGGTGATGGACAAACTGTCGTGTCTGCTGATTCAAAGGAAGCCGGGCTTCGTGGCAAGCTGAAAAAAGTCGTTCTTGCTTACAGTGGAGGCTTAGACACCTCTGTCATCGTGCCATGGCTCAA GGAGAATTATGGCTGTGAAGTTGTGTGTTTCACCGCAGATGTTGGTCAG GGTATAAAAGAGTTGGATGGTTTGGAGCAAAAGGCTAAGGCTAGTGGCGCTTCTCAATTGGTCGTTAGGGATCTCACAGAggagtttgtgaaagattacaTATTCCCTTGTCTTAGAGCTGGTGCCATCTATGAACGAAAATACTTGCTTGGTACCTCCATGGCTCGCCCTGTCATTGCTAAG GCCATGGTGGATGTAGCAGCAGAGGTTGGAGCTGATGCCGTTGCACATGGGTGTACTGGCAAAGGAAATGACCAG GTTCGGTTTGAGCTCACCTTCTTTTCGTTAAACCCTGAACTTAAAGTTGTGGTGCCATGGAGGGAATGGGAAATCCAAGGCAGAGAAGACGCTATTGAGTACGCCAAGAAGCATAACGTTCCTGTCCCCGTGACAAAGAAATCTATTTACAGCCGAGACAGGAACCTCTGGCACCTTAGTCATGag GGTGATATATTGGAAGATCCAGCAAACGAGCCCAAGAAAGATATGTACATGATGAGTGTAGATCCCGAAGATGCTCCTGATCAGCCTGA ATACATCGAGATAGGGATAGAATCTGGACTTCCAGTGGCACTCAACGGGAAGGCTCTCTCTCCAGCCACCCTTCTCTCCGAGCTCAACACAATAGGAGGGAAACACGGCATTGGCCGGATCGACATGGTGGAGAATCGTCTGGTCGGGATGAAATCACGCGGTGTCTATGAAACACCCGGAGGCACCATCCTGTTCGCAGCTGTGCAGGAACTAGAGTCCCTCACGTTAGACAGAGAGAGCATTCAGGTGAAAGACTCGTTAGCTCTGAAGTACGCGGAGATGGTCTATGCGGGAAGATGGTTTGATCCGCTTAAGGAGTCCATGGACGCTTTCATGGAGAAGTTAACTGAGAAAACTACAGGATCCGTGACACTGAAGCTGTACAAAGGATCTGTGTCGGTGACAGGGCGTAAGAGTCCGAACAGTCTGTACAGACAGGACATATCTTCGTTTGAAGGGAGTGAGATTTACAACCAAGCTGATGCAGCTGGGTTCATTCGTCTTTACGGGTTGCCTATGAGAGTTAGAGCAATGCTTGAGAAAGGCATTTAG